In Pyrus communis chromosome 1, drPyrComm1.1, whole genome shotgun sequence, the following are encoded in one genomic region:
- the LOC137730513 gene encoding glutathione S-transferase TCHQD, which translates to MQLYHHPYSLDSQRVRLALEEKGIDYTSFHVNPVTVKNMDASFFRRNPSAKLPVFQNGHHIIYNTIEIIQYVERIALVSSGKENIPSSGGEVTAWMHRIKQWNPKFFTLSHIPKKHRDYVSKFIRQVIIARMADATDLAAAYHAKLVQVYETEDKLKDPAVLKQSKEQLIRLLDQVEKKLNESAYLAGEEFSMADVMLVPVLARLVLLNLKEEYIDSRPNTAKYWIMVQQRPSYKKVIGKYFSGWRKHKTFIRTWCFVHIRTILRRF; encoded by the exons ATGCAGTTATATCACCATCCTTACTCATTGGATAGCCAGAGAGTGAGACTTGCCTTGGAGGAAAAAGGCATTGATTACACATCATTCCATGTCAATCCCGTGACGGTCAAGAACATGGATGCCTCATTCTTCAGGAGGAATCCGAGTGCAAAACTCCCGGTTTTCCAGAACGGGCACCATATCATTTACAACACCATTGAGATCATTCA GTATGTGGAAAGAATTGCACTAGTCTCATCAGGGAAAGAGAACATCCCTTCAAGTGGCGGAGAAGTGACTGCATGGATGCACAGAATAAAACAATGGAACCCCAAGTTCTTTACGCTTTCTCACATCCCAAAGAAGCACCGCGATTATGTCTCTAAGTTCATAAGGCAGGTGATTATTGCTCGAATGGCGGATGCTACTGATCTAGCTGCTGCTTATCACGCCAAGTTAGTCCAAGTGTACGAGACAGAAGACAAGTTAAAAGACCCCGCGGTTTTGAAACAGAGCAAGGAACAGTTAATAAGACTTCTTGATCAAGTCGAAAAAAAGCTGAATGAATCGGCTTATTTGGCCGGGGAAGAGTTTAGCATGGCGGATGTGATGCTCGTTCCTGTGCTGGCACGGCTAGTGCTCTTGAATTTGAAGGAAGAGTATATAGATAGCCGGCCGAACACGGCTAAATACTGGATTATGGTGCAGCAGAGGCCTAGTTATAAGAAGGTGATTGGGAAGTACTTCAGTGGCTGGAGGAAGCACAAAACGTTTATTAGAACTTGGTGTTTTGTTCACATCAGAACCATTCTAAGGAGATTTTGA